One stretch of Procambarus clarkii isolate CNS0578487 chromosome 35, FALCON_Pclarkii_2.0, whole genome shotgun sequence DNA includes these proteins:
- the LOC138371363 gene encoding uncharacterized protein: MMHKMIKRFGDREVLDVAMMKFNQAQQEPEEDIADWADRAHHLAHRAYKHVPRWEVEQIAVMRFGQGLQDKSLAGYISNARNSSMEEAIDRAQTFQHNAIAIHGSSGSKGYDSHHRVPQGPAVRVNAVGRYSQYERPPRSNDASRRSTLALPSSPGTSPATSSSGFGINTCRPSSAGSHPLSSRGVEAKLDTLVAGISETNGRLDQVCECLRHLTVALMSPQHRRSPSPRRPVQCYRCGKEGHFARDCEESERDEEAVRQHGDTSGNKPHVSFKDQNSSLNAAGSAHSV, from the coding sequence atgatgcataagatgatcaagcgatttggcgatagggaagttctggatgtagccatgatgaagtttaaccaggctcagcaggaaccagaagaggatatcgctgattgggcagatagggcccatcacttggctcatcgggcctacaaacatgtgccacgatgggaagtggaacaaatcgcagtaatgagatttggccagggattacaggataagagtctggcaggatacatttccaatgcgaggaactcctccatggaggaggctatcgatcgggcccaaaccttccagcacaatgccatagcgatccacggttcctcaggttccaaaggatacgactcccatcaccgagtgccccaaggtccagcagtgcgagtgaatgcagtgggaaggtactcccagtatgagcggccacccaggagtaatgacgcttctcggcgctcgacactcgcccttcccagctccccaggcacgtcaccggctaccagctcttcaggttttggaatcaacacttgccgaccatcgagtgcgggctcgcatcctttatcttccaggggcgtggaggcgaagttggacaccttggtagcaggtatctcagagaccaacgggagattggaccaggtgtgtgagtgtttgaggcaccttacagttgctcttatgtcaccacagcatcgccgtagcccatcccctaggcgacctgttcagtgctacaggtgtggaaaagagggtcattttgctcgggactgtgaggaatccgaaagggatgaggaagcagtccgccagcacggggacacctcGGGCAACAAGCCACATGTTTCATTTAAGGACCAGAATTCGTCTTTAAACGCTGCCGGGTCGGCTCATTCGGTCTAA